A portion of the Candoia aspera isolate rCanAsp1 chromosome 18, rCanAsp1.hap2, whole genome shotgun sequence genome contains these proteins:
- the NBL1 gene encoding neuroblastoma suppressor of tumorigenicity 1 isoform X1, whose product MGSTSCFEGSRFPLEQSTMLRLLLGAIFPCLSLAAPAPINKLALFPDKNAWCEAKNITQIVGHNGCKSKAIQNRACLGQCFSYSVPKTFPQSTESLLHCDSCMPSRIQWDIVALDCPGNEEHPRVQKLVEKILQCSCQACGKDQTQDSLFLNVYLKAEDHLPPEGPNSPSFGLHPEEDAAKHPPRRFEDETKD is encoded by the exons ATGGGATCAACCTCCTGTTTTGAAGG TTCTAGGTTTCCGCTTGAGCAGTCCACGATGCTGAGGCTCTTGCTGGGCGCCATCTTTCCGTGCCTGAGCCTAGCTGCGCCAGCCCCCATTAACAAGCTCGCCCTGTTTCCAGACAAGAACGCCTGGTGTGAGGCCAAAAACATCACCCAGATTGTTGGCCACAACGGATGCAAGTCCAAAGCCATCCAGAACAG GGCGTGCCTGGGCCAGTGCTTCAGCTACAGTGTCCCGAAAACTTTCCCACAGTCGACGGAGTCCCTGCTGCACTGCGACTCCTGCATGCCTTCCAGAATCCAGTGGGACATT GTAGCACTGGACTGTCCCGGCAATGAAGAACATCCTCGGGTGCAGAAACTGGTGGAAAAAATCCTGCAGTGCAGCTGCCAGGCCTGCGGGAAGGACCAGACGCAGGACAGCCTGTTCTTGAACGTCTACCTGAAGGCCGAAGACCACCTGCCCCCCGAGGGCCCCAACTCTCCCTCCTTCGGCCTCCACCCCGAAGAAGACGCGGCCAAGCACCCTCCCCGCCGGTTCGAAGACGAGACAAAGGACTGA
- the NBL1 gene encoding neuroblastoma suppressor of tumorigenicity 1 isoform X2 — protein sequence MLRLLLGAIFPCLSLAAPAPINKLALFPDKNAWCEAKNITQIVGHNGCKSKAIQNRACLGQCFSYSVPKTFPQSTESLLHCDSCMPSRIQWDIVALDCPGNEEHPRVQKLVEKILQCSCQACGKDQTQDSLFLNVYLKAEDHLPPEGPNSPSFGLHPEEDAAKHPPRRFEDETKD from the exons ATGCTGAGGCTCTTGCTGGGCGCCATCTTTCCGTGCCTGAGCCTAGCTGCGCCAGCCCCCATTAACAAGCTCGCCCTGTTTCCAGACAAGAACGCCTGGTGTGAGGCCAAAAACATCACCCAGATTGTTGGCCACAACGGATGCAAGTCCAAAGCCATCCAGAACAG GGCGTGCCTGGGCCAGTGCTTCAGCTACAGTGTCCCGAAAACTTTCCCACAGTCGACGGAGTCCCTGCTGCACTGCGACTCCTGCATGCCTTCCAGAATCCAGTGGGACATT GTAGCACTGGACTGTCCCGGCAATGAAGAACATCCTCGGGTGCAGAAACTGGTGGAAAAAATCCTGCAGTGCAGCTGCCAGGCCTGCGGGAAGGACCAGACGCAGGACAGCCTGTTCTTGAACGTCTACCTGAAGGCCGAAGACCACCTGCCCCCCGAGGGCCCCAACTCTCCCTCCTTCGGCCTCCACCCCGAAGAAGACGCGGCCAAGCACCCTCCCCGCCGGTTCGAAGACGAGACAAAGGACTGA
- the HTR6 gene encoding 5-hydroxytryptamine receptor 6, whose product MDGQAGSLNASLIGQEPGLRGSAWTAAFLCFVILLTMVGNFALILLIFSQQFLRNTSNFFLVSLFMSDLMVGSVVMPPAMLNQLYGRWVLDGAFCSVWFSFDVMCTSASILNLCVISLDRYLLIISPLKYKLRMTSGRAFCLILATWTLAALVSFLPIKMGWHKMEVDRRPSNATLQLEEEQCRLLVSLPYALIASGLTFFLPSAAILFTYCRILLAARKQAIQVASLTNNKAINEPAQQVPRDQAQPAGASDNRKFANKHSRRALKASLTLGILLGMFFVAWLPFFVCNMAQAVCNCISADFFDILTWLGYCNSTMNPIIYPLFMRDFKRAMAKYLPCCPRTWERRPSRISLSLRNSNSGPRPGVSLKSTLALPGEMDSANSIIQGNDHSGQRLGFLPATRADSVNLSDPEQMEPELKVIYLNTPTN is encoded by the exons ATGGATGGGCAGGCAGGGAGCCTCAACGCCAGCCTGATCGGGCAGGAGCCTGGGCTCCGCGGCAGCGCCTGGACGGCCGCCTTCCTCTGCTTCGTCATCCTCCTGACCATGGTGGGCAATTTCGCCCTGATCCTCCTCATCTTCAGCCAGCAGTTCCTGCGGAACACCTCCAACTTCTTCCTGGTGTCCCTCTTCATGTCCGACCTCATGGTGGGCTCGGTGGTCATGCCGCCGGCCATGCTGAACCAGCTCTACGGCCGCTGGGTGCTGGACGGCGCCTTCTGCTCCGTCTGGTTCTCCTTCGACGTCATGTGCACCAGCGCCTCGATCCTCAACCTGTGCGTCATCAGCCTGGACCGCTACCTGCTGATCATCTCGCCACTCAAGTACAAGCTGCGGATGACCTCCGGCCGGGCCTTCTGCCTCATTCTAGCCACCTGGACGTTGGCGGCCTTGGTGTCCTTCCTGCCCATCAAAATGGGCTGGCACAAGATGGAGGTTGACCGCCGGCCCTCCAACGCCACCCTGCAGCTGGAAGAGGAGCAGTGCCGCCTCCTGGTCAGCTTGCCTTACGCCCTCATCGCGTCGGGGCTGACCTTCTTCCTCCCCTCTGCGGCCATCTTGTTCACCTACTGCCGGATCCTCTTGGCTGCGCGGAAACAGGCCATCCAGGTGGCTTCGCTCACCAACAACAAGGCCATCAACGAACCAGCTCAGCAG GTTCCCCGGGATCAGGCCCAACCGGCAGGGGCGAGTGACAACCGGAAGTTTGCCAACAAGCACAGCAGACGGGCCCTGAAGGCCAGCCTGACCCTGGGCATCCTTTTGGGCATGTTCTTTGTGGCCTGGCTCCCTTTCTTCGTCTGCAACATGGCCCAG GCCGTCTGCAACTGCATTTCAGCTGATTTTTTCGACATCCTGACGTGGCTGGGCTACTGCAACAGCACCATGAACCCCATCATCTACCCGCTGTTTATGCGGGACTTCAAGCGGGCCATGGCCAAGTACCTGCCCTGTTGCCCCCGCACTTGGGAACGCAGGCCTAGCCGCATCTCGCTGTCCCTCAGGAATTCCAACAGCGGCCCACGGCCAGGGGTCTCCCTCAAGAGCACCCTGGCCCTGCCGGGGGAAATGGACTCGGCCAATTCCATCATCCAAGGCAACGACCACAGCGGCCAGAGGCTGGGCTTTCTCCCGGCCACGCGGGCTGACTCCGTTAACCTTTCTGATCCTGAGCAGATGGAGCCGGAGCTGAAGGTCATCTATCTGAACACTCCCACGAACTGA
- the TMCO4 gene encoding transmembrane and coiled-coil domain-containing protein 4 — protein MSAHAQPGWGPWSSRPEKEENEGSRAGLGRQLGEPGKFAYAALCAVSLASLFPEQEESPYRTGVVENLVTWLELPEAVLPSMLAFAGGLGAEGTETFARILLSEPLLKDQPGTIMLDLVAFSLKDGYYDARMRVLLSHITRLLRIPLLELEDAEGCLLECLKEEKEVEPETVKAARKKKERKQRLKRFLLIGLATVGGGTVIGLTGGLAAPLVAAGAATVIGTAGAAALGSTAGIAIMASLFGAAGAGLMGYKMKKRVGAIEEFEFLSLTEGNQLHIAIAVTGWLSAGKYGSFTAPWSSLLQSKEQYCLAWESKYLMELGSALDTLWNGLVNVVAQEALKYTVLSGIVTALTWPASLLTVASVIDNPWGVCLHRSTEVGKHLAQILLSRRQGKRPVTLVGFSLGARVIYFCLQEMAKEEDCKGIIEDVVLLGAPVEGEAKYWKPVTKVVSGRIINGFCRGDWLLRFVYRTSSIQLSVAGLQPVNLDDRRMVNVDLSSIVSGHLDYVKQMDTILTAVGLKTRQCLEDQGGLLAVPSPPSEEKQGTQPDSRASEEPAGPGRADTGGPEGQEGLNGSGDHWCWEPVPGPGPEPKDGDSPAREASGSEGDRPAETRLFAPS, from the exons ATGTCTGCTCATGCCCAGCCGGGCTGGGGGCCCTGGAGCAGCAGgccagagaaggaagaaaacGAAGGGTCAAGGGCAGGCCTGGGCCGACAGCTGGGCGAACCGGGGAAATTTGCTTACGCAGCCCTCTGTGCGGTTTCCTTGGCCTCGCTGTTTCCAGAGCAGGAGGAAAG CCCGTACAGGACGGGAGTGGTGGAGAACCTGGTCACCTGGCTGGAGCTGCCGGAAGCCGTTTTGCCATCGATGCTGGCCTTTGCGGGCGGCCTCGGAGCCGAAGGGACAGAGACCTTTGCCCGGATTCTGCTGAGCGAGCCGCTTCTGAAAGATCAGCCCGGCACCATCATGCTA GATCTTGTTGCCTTTTCTCTCAAGGATG GCTACTACGATGCTCGCATGCGGGTGCTTCTCTCCCACATCACCAGGTTGCTGAGGATCCCGTTGCTGGAATTGGAAGATGCGGAGGGCTGTCTCCTTGAATGCctgaaggaggaaaaagaggTGGAACCGGA AACGGTCAAAGCCGCGcggaagaaaaaggagaggaagcaGCGGCTGAAGCGCTTCCTGCTGATCGGCTTGGCGACGGTGGGCGGCGGGACAGTCATTG GCCTGACCGGGGGACTCGCAGCCCCCTTGGTGGCTGCCGGAGCAGCAACCGTCATTGGGACCGCCGGGGCGGCTGCCTTGGGATCAACGGCCGGGATCGCCATTATGGCTTCGCTCTTTGGAGCTGCTGGGGCAGGACTCATGG GGTACAAGATGAAGAAGCGTGTGGGTGCCATAGAAGAATTTGAATTCCTTTCCTTAACGGAAGGGAATCAGCTCCATATTGCCATTGCAGTCACCGGCTGGCTCTCTGCAGGGAAATACG GCAGTTTCACCGCTCCGTGGAGCAGCCTGCTGCAGTCCAAGGAGCAATACTGTTTAGCCTGGGAGTCCAAATACTTGATGGAACTGGGCAGCGCCCTGGACACCTTGTGGAATGGACTTGTCAACGTGGTCGCTCAAGAAGCCCTCAAGTACACCGTCTTGTCGG GGATCGTCACGGCCCTGACCTGGCCTGCTTCGCTGCTGACGGTCGCTAGTGTGATAGACAACCCTTGGGGAGTGTGTCTCCATCGCTCCACCGAGGTCGGAAAACACTTGGCACAGATACTCCTTAGCCGGCGGCAG ggcaAACGGCCAGTGACGTTGGTCGGGTTCAGCCTTGGTGCAAGAGTGATCTACTTCTGCCTGCAGGAAATGGCCAAGGAGGAAG ACTGCAAAGGAATCATTGAAGACGTGGTGCTTCTGGGTGCCCCAGTAGAAGGAGAGGCCAAGTACTGGAAACCCGTCACCAAAGTCGTTTCAGGCAGGATCATCAACGGCTTCTGCAG GGGAGACTGGCTGTTGAGATTTGTCTATCGGACGTCGTCTATTCAGCTCAGCGTCGCAGGGCTTCAGCCTGTCAACCTGGATGACCGCCGGATGGTGAACGTGGATCTGTCTTCCATT GTCAGCGGCCACTTGGACTACGTGAAGCAGATGGACACAATCCTGACGGCCGTGGGACTCAAAACGAGGCAGTGCCTGGAAGACCAAGGGGGGCTCCTGGCGGTGCCTTCCCCACCCAGCGAGGAGAAGCAGGGGACGCAGCCGGACAGCAGAGCCTCCGAGGAGCCCGCTGGGCCAGGCAGGGCAGACACGGGTGGCCCTGAGGGGCAGGAAGGCCTCAACGGCAGCGGGGACCACTGGTGCTGGGAGCCGGTCCCTGGGCCTGGGCCAGAGCCCAAGGATGGGGATTCTCCAGCGAGGGAGGCCTCTGGTTCCGAGGGGGACCGGCCTGCTGAAACGCGGCTCTTCGCTCCATCTTGA